A single Filimonas effusa DNA region contains:
- a CDS encoding two-component regulator propeller domain-containing protein yields MKLPSAYRKTICLALLYCLLFPGNSFAWPDPPISYLGIEQGLSNSSVRNICQDAKGFMWFGTLDGLNRFDGYNFKVFRNNSKDSNSIVYNYINCITADGQGNLWVGTRQGISAYDGLLGKFRTISCQPANAHPIAKISDVIRAVATNRNNDAFIGSENIGLLICSKNSSIAKQLPLILGNRSIVNYSVRSVQMTSDGRIWAFVQNTGICEYDPAKQCLSLKYPYARPSVNMAASGNQLWFTSGLQLNVYDINTATARQVLDLNGKNKGANPIVTVTVDSKGQVWMGRNGDGLVICNPAANELNFLDAGDKKDQLSNGAVYAVYEDRENRKWIGTDRGGVNIIDPRKNRFQLFQHDPANASGLNSNIIQTFYEDAKGLIWIGSEEKGVSVWNRNSNTYKVCRHIPGDPNSLSQDNVRCIIGDHHNNIWVATFLGGINKWDPATAKFKRYAFNNPINGNLNEAIQQVYEDKEHTIWTGTLRQGDKLGALYRYDPAADSFRIFDPSISDLFTLKEDAKGNFWGGTLDHLISIDRRNKQHRSFFIGYTIWDVCLDKQGFLWVATEGGGLFQFNPATGKIIRRFTADDGLPGSSVLKIIDTNDGYFWLSTYHGLAKFNVAEKTCHNYDQSDGLQSNQFQYNAALKLRSGELMFGGVKGFNIFNPKNIVPITSQPRLLLTGISVNSVSLENDNSFISGKDSAAIHAITVPYNKAVLSFSFTALEYSSPQKITYAYYLDGWDRKWNYTSDIRTAAYTHLAEGSYVLRIKCTNVDGVWNPQQVQLHIIILPPWYRSWWAYLFYVLALGALLYLYFSYKTKQARLHYQLTIANLNEAKALAERNKERAELEKERVLNEKEKEINEKRLAFFTNISHEFRTPLTLIINPAKELIGQATPEYTGTTLLRVIYRNARRMLSLVDQLLLFRKAESETDKLHAAKLNCSEVCKEVYLSFTQQARIQQINYSFSCENENLEVFADKEKLEIILYNLISNAMKYTPREGAIRFSVTENNREIEISVADNGQGIPPEVGDRLFNKFYQAEGIGIRKPGFGIGLFLVKYFIELHKGSVQYQSSVGKGTIFSITLLKGTAHLLPGQLISAGEQHFLSGTQSAEQAHSFLRELTEKIEEPGMNDASLNATKPLAPQLNDLVTDRKTMVIVDDDNQIRQYLISVFRQHFTVFEAASGEAGLTTARDHQPDIVISDIKMEGITGIDLCKAIKEDPATSHIPVILLTGTSSPELQLEGVERGADDYITKPFDINLLVARVNSLLKNRNNLQQYFYGEITLAKNNTNVSEEYKAFLEKCISIVEKHLDDESFSVKTFISEMGMSRSNLFRKVKEVSGLSINVFIRFIRLRKAAEILINTNNNVNETAAMVGIIDVQYFREQFTRLFGMKPSEYIKKYRKPFEGKYKVNRDTFQSGK; encoded by the coding sequence ATGAAATTACCTTCTGCTTACCGCAAAACAATATGTCTTGCGCTTCTATACTGCTTACTCTTCCCGGGAAATAGCTTTGCCTGGCCCGATCCCCCCATCAGTTACCTCGGCATCGAACAGGGACTGTCTAACAGCTCTGTCCGTAATATCTGCCAGGACGCCAAAGGCTTTATGTGGTTCGGTACGCTCGATGGGCTCAACCGCTTCGACGGCTACAATTTTAAAGTCTTCCGAAACAACAGCAAAGACTCAAACTCCATCGTCTATAACTATATCAACTGCATTACAGCCGATGGCCAGGGCAACCTCTGGGTAGGCACCCGCCAGGGTATAAGCGCTTACGACGGCCTGCTGGGCAAATTCAGAACAATTTCCTGCCAGCCCGCCAACGCACATCCCATCGCAAAGATCTCCGATGTCATCAGGGCCGTCGCCACAAACCGCAATAACGACGCCTTCATCGGCTCCGAAAACATAGGACTCCTCATCTGCTCCAAAAACAGCTCCATAGCAAAGCAATTGCCGCTGATCCTCGGTAACCGCAGCATCGTAAACTATTCCGTCCGATCCGTTCAAATGACATCCGACGGCAGAATATGGGCCTTCGTTCAAAACACCGGCATCTGCGAATACGATCCTGCAAAACAATGCCTGTCACTGAAATATCCATATGCCCGCCCCTCCGTGAATATGGCGGCTTCCGGTAACCAGTTGTGGTTCACGTCAGGTTTGCAACTCAACGTCTACGATATAAACACCGCAACCGCCCGCCAGGTCCTCGATCTCAACGGGAAGAACAAAGGCGCCAACCCCATCGTCACCGTCACGGTCGATAGCAAAGGCCAGGTCTGGATGGGCAGAAACGGAGATGGCCTCGTCATATGCAACCCCGCTGCTAACGAACTTAACTTCCTCGATGCAGGTGATAAAAAAGATCAGCTCAGCAACGGCGCCGTCTACGCAGTATATGAAGACCGCGAAAACAGGAAATGGATCGGCACCGACAGAGGAGGGGTCAACATCATCGACCCCCGTAAAAACCGCTTCCAGCTCTTCCAGCACGACCCCGCCAATGCATCCGGCCTCAATAGTAATATCATCCAGACATTTTACGAAGATGCAAAAGGCCTGATATGGATTGGTTCTGAAGAGAAAGGTGTCAGCGTCTGGAATCGTAACTCCAATACGTACAAGGTCTGCCGGCACATACCCGGCGATCCTAATTCCCTTTCGCAGGATAATGTCCGCTGCATTATAGGCGATCATCATAATAATATCTGGGTAGCCACCTTCCTCGGTGGCATCAACAAATGGGATCCCGCTACCGCTAAGTTCAAACGTTATGCCTTCAACAACCCCATAAACGGAAACCTCAACGAAGCCATTCAGCAGGTCTACGAAGACAAAGAGCATACTATCTGGACAGGAACACTGCGGCAAGGCGATAAACTCGGTGCACTCTATAGATACGATCCCGCGGCCGATAGCTTCCGCATCTTCGATCCATCCATATCCGATCTGTTTACACTCAAAGAAGATGCAAAAGGTAACTTCTGGGGAGGCACACTCGATCACCTCATCAGCATCGACAGGCGCAATAAACAACATCGGTCCTTCTTTATAGGATACACTATCTGGGATGTTTGTCTCGATAAACAAGGCTTCCTATGGGTAGCCACCGAAGGAGGTGGCCTCTTTCAGTTCAACCCCGCAACAGGCAAGATCATCCGTCGCTTTACCGCCGATGACGGCCTGCCCGGCAGCAGCGTCCTCAAGATCATCGATACCAACGACGGTTACTTCTGGCTAAGCACCTATCACGGCCTCGCGAAGTTCAACGTCGCTGAAAAAACATGCCATAACTACGATCAAAGCGATGGCCTGCAAAGCAACCAGTTCCAGTACAACGCAGCGCTGAAACTTCGCTCAGGTGAACTCATGTTCGGAGGGGTAAAAGGTTTCAACATCTTTAACCCAAAGAATATAGTTCCCATAACCAGTCAGCCAAGGCTGCTGCTTACAGGCATCTCCGTAAACTCTGTGTCGCTCGAAAACGACAACTCTTTTATCTCCGGGAAAGACAGCGCCGCCATCCACGCCATCACTGTGCCCTATAACAAAGCCGTATTATCATTCAGCTTCACCGCACTTGAATACTCTTCACCACAAAAGATCACCTACGCCTACTACCTCGATGGCTGGGATCGTAAATGGAATTATACATCCGATATCAGAACCGCAGCTTACACGCACCTTGCCGAAGGCAGTTACGTCCTGCGCATCAAATGCACCAATGTCGATGGCGTCTGGAACCCGCAGCAGGTCCAACTGCACATCATAATCCTGCCACCCTGGTATCGTAGCTGGTGGGCTTATCTCTTTTATGTTCTGGCCCTCGGTGCATTACTTTACCTCTATTTCTCATACAAAACTAAACAGGCACGCCTGCATTACCAGCTTACTATCGCCAACCTCAACGAAGCAAAAGCCCTGGCCGAACGTAACAAGGAAAGAGCGGAACTCGAAAAGGAAAGGGTCCTGAACGAAAAGGAAAAAGAGATCAATGAAAAGAGGCTTGCCTTTTTTACCAATATCTCCCACGAATTCCGCACCCCGCTTACCCTTATCATCAATCCCGCAAAAGAATTGATAGGCCAGGCAACACCGGAATATACAGGCACAACCCTGCTCCGCGTCATCTATAGGAATGCCCGTCGTATGTTGAGCCTGGTCGATCAACTGTTACTTTTCCGCAAAGCCGAAAGTGAAACCGATAAACTCCATGCCGCAAAGCTCAATTGCAGCGAGGTGTGTAAAGAAGTATATCTGTCCTTCACACAGCAAGCCAGGATCCAGCAGATAAATTATTCCTTCTCCTGTGAAAATGAAAACCTCGAGGTCTTTGCCGATAAGGAAAAACTGGAGATCATCCTGTACAACCTCATCTCCAACGCCATGAAATACACGCCCCGCGAAGGCGCCATCCGTTTCTCGGTCACCGAAAACAATAGAGAAATAGAGATCAGCGTAGCCGACAACGGCCAGGGCATCCCTCCCGAAGTGGGCGACCGCCTGTTTAATAAATTCTACCAGGCCGAAGGCATAGGCATTCGTAAACCTGGCTTCGGCATCGGCCTCTTCCTCGTAAAATATTTTATCGAACTGCATAAAGGCTCAGTACAGTACCAAAGCTCCGTAGGAAAAGGAACCATATTCTCTATCACCCTTTTAAAAGGGACAGCACATCTGCTCCCCGGGCAGCTTATATCAGCCGGAGAGCAACACTTCCTGTCCGGAACGCAATCGGCAGAACAAGCGCACAGCTTCCTCCGCGAACTCACGGAAAAAATAGAGGAACCTGGTATGAACGATGCGTCGCTCAACGCAACCAAACCGCTCGCCCCCCAGCTAAACGACCTCGTCACCGACAGGAAAACCATGGTCATAGTCGACGACGACAATCAGATCAGGCAATATCTTATAAGTGTCTTCCGGCAGCATTTTACAGTCTTCGAAGCCGCAAGTGGCGAAGCAGGCCTTACAACAGCCCGCGACCACCAACCCGATATCGTCATCAGCGATATTAAAATGGAAGGTATCACCGGCATCGACCTCTGTAAAGCCATCAAGGAAGACCCCGCTACCAGCCACATCCCCGTCATCCTGCTCACCGGAACATCTTCCCCCGAACTCCAGCTCGAAGGTGTCGAACGGGGCGCAGATGACTATATCACCAAACCCTTCGATATCAACCTCCTGGTTGCCCGCGTTAACAGCCTCCTCAAAAACAGGAACAACCTCCAGCAATATTTCTATGGAGAGATCACATTGGCTAAAAACAATACCAATGTCTCGGAAGAATACAAAGCCTTCCTCGAAAAATGTATCTCCATCGTCGAAAAACATCTCGACGACGAAAGCTTCAGCGTCAAAACCTTTATCTCCGAAATGGGCATGAGTCGCTCCAATCTCTTCCGCAAGGTAAAAGAGGTCTCCGGACTTTCCATCAATGTCTTTATCCGTTTCATCCGTCTCCGCAAAGCAGCCGAAATATTGATCAATACCAACAACAACGTCAACGAAACCGCCGCTATGGTCGGCATCATCGACGTCCAGTATTTCCGCGAACAATTCACCCGCCTCTTCGGAATGAAACCATCCGAATACATCAAAAAATACCGGAAACCCTTCGAAGGAAAATATAAGGTCAACCGCGATACGTTCCAGTCTGGTAAATAA
- the fucO gene encoding lactaldehyde reductase: protein MANRIVLNETSYHGAGARYEILTEIKRRGLHKAFFMTDKDLIKFGVAKEVEKILDGAGIAYQTFDDIKANPTIENVQAGVDKFHSSGADFIIALGGGSVIDTAKGVGIIAKNPEFYDVRSLEGVANTKNRSALIMALPTTAGTAAEVTINYVITDADAKRKMVCVDPNDVPEIAFVDPELMYSMPKGLTAATGLDALTHAIESYITKGGWEMSDMFSIKAIELIHAHLEKAVNNPSSKADREGMALAQYIAGMGFSNVGLGIAHSMAHPLSAIYDTPHGVACSLLLPFVMEYNAASAAAPKYRGIAKAMGVAVEGLTDQQCVEAAVNAVKALSLSIDIPQRLNVIGVKKEDIPMLAKAAFADVCTGGNPRDTSVAEIEALYHTAF, encoded by the coding sequence ATGGCAAACCGCATTGTTTTAAACGAAACCTCCTATCACGGAGCAGGTGCCCGTTATGAGATCCTCACAGAGATCAAACGCCGGGGCTTACACAAAGCTTTCTTCATGACCGATAAAGATCTTATCAAATTTGGCGTAGCCAAAGAAGTGGAAAAGATCCTTGACGGTGCTGGTATAGCTTATCAAACTTTCGATGATATCAAAGCAAACCCTACGATCGAAAACGTACAGGCTGGCGTAGATAAGTTCCATAGCTCAGGTGCCGACTTCATCATCGCACTCGGCGGCGGCTCTGTTATCGACACCGCTAAAGGTGTAGGTATCATCGCTAAAAACCCTGAATTCTACGACGTACGATCACTGGAGGGCGTTGCTAACACCAAAAACAGGTCTGCCCTTATCATGGCATTACCTACAACTGCTGGTACCGCCGCTGAGGTCACCATCAACTATGTGATCACTGATGCCGATGCAAAACGTAAAATGGTTTGCGTCGATCCTAACGACGTTCCCGAAATAGCTTTCGTCGATCCAGAGTTGATGTACTCCATGCCCAAAGGCCTCACAGCCGCTACAGGCCTCGATGCACTTACGCACGCGATCGAATCCTATATCACCAAAGGTGGATGGGAAATGTCCGATATGTTCTCCATCAAAGCAATTGAATTGATTCACGCGCACCTCGAAAAAGCAGTGAACAATCCTTCCAGCAAAGCCGACCGCGAAGGCATGGCCCTGGCGCAATACATTGCCGGTATGGGCTTCTCTAACGTAGGCCTCGGTATCGCGCACTCTATGGCCCATCCCCTGAGTGCTATCTACGATACCCCGCACGGCGTAGCCTGCTCACTGCTGTTGCCTTTCGTAATGGAATACAACGCCGCTTCTGCCGCCGCTCCCAAATACAGGGGCATCGCTAAAGCAATGGGTGTGGCAGTAGAAGGCCTCACCGATCAGCAATGTGTGGAAGCTGCCGTAAATGCAGTAAAAGCATTGTCTCTAAGCATCGATATCCCGCAGCGCCTCAACGTCATCGGCGTGAAAAAAGAAGACATCCCCATGTTGGCTAAAGCCGCTTTCGCAGACGTCTGCACCGGCGGCAACCCCAGGGATACCTCAGTGGCAGAGATCGAAGCGCTCTACCATACAGCGTTCTAA
- the rhaD gene encoding rhamnulose-1-phosphate aldolase gives MKSILECSPVIAKQIADVAEVAGYLWQKGWAERNGGNITINITEHVTDEIRNMPAISEPIQIGREMKHLKGGYFFCKGTNKRMRDLARWPMEHGSVIRISEDGRSYVIIADNPVRPTSELPSHLSMHNYLIGKGSNYRAVLHTHPIDLVAMTHNPEFLEKDVLTYLLWSMIPETRAFCPRGLGIIPYKMPSSFELAAATVAELEEYDVVMWEKHGVCAVGEHIMEAFDMVDTLSKSAQIYLTAKSMGFEPEGTSMADMNALRDQFNLPK, from the coding sequence ATGAAATCGATATTGGAATGTTCCCCCGTTATTGCTAAACAGATCGCAGATGTTGCCGAAGTAGCTGGCTACCTCTGGCAAAAGGGATGGGCGGAACGTAACGGAGGCAACATCACTATCAATATAACTGAACATGTAACCGATGAGATCAGGAATATGCCCGCTATCAGCGAGCCTATCCAGATCGGTAGAGAAATGAAACACCTGAAAGGAGGATACTTCTTCTGTAAAGGTACCAACAAACGTATGCGCGACCTGGCCCGTTGGCCTATGGAACATGGCTCCGTTATCCGCATCAGTGAAGACGGACGTTCTTATGTAATCATTGCCGACAACCCGGTACGTCCTACTTCCGAACTGCCTTCTCACTTGTCTATGCATAACTACCTTATCGGTAAAGGTTCCAACTACAGGGCTGTATTACATACACACCCCATCGACCTGGTGGCAATGACGCACAACCCTGAATTCCTCGAAAAAGATGTACTTACCTACCTCTTATGGAGTATGATTCCCGAAACAAGAGCATTCTGTCCTCGTGGTCTCGGTATCATTCCTTATAAAATGCCTAGCTCTTTCGAACTCGCAGCAGCAACTGTGGCAGAACTCGAAGAATACGACGTGGTAATGTGGGAAAAACATGGTGTTTGCGCGGTAGGTGAACATATCATGGAAGCTTTCGACATGGTAGATACCCTGTCTAAATCTGCTCAGATCTATCTCACTGCAAAATCTATGGGCTTTGAACCGGAAGGTACTTCTATGGCCGATATGAATGCATTGAGAGATCAGTTCAACTTACCTAAATAA
- the rhaT gene encoding L-rhamnose/proton symporter RhaT — MNTLIGLLIIALGSLGQSSSYVPIKKVKDWSWESFWLVQGVFAWLVFPLLGSIIAVPEGSSLMQLWSSGGALKAIGFGALWGIGGLTFGLSMRFLGVALGQSIALGTCAAFGTLFPAITGHTDLLHGEGLMLLIGVCITLAGIAIIGYAGSLRSANMSEEERKAAIKDFALTKGLLVALLAGAMSACFTLGLEVGAPIKQAALDGGVKALYAGLPVIFLVTVGGSVTNAVYCIQQNIKNNTLKEYGSVNKQVLLNNVLFCALAGGLWYSQFFGLEMGKSFLTDSPVLLAFSWSILMSLNVLFSNLWGVLLDEWKGASKKTITVLVSGLIVLILSVIVVAIAQS, encoded by the coding sequence ATGAACACGCTTATCGGATTATTAATTATAGCACTTGGGAGCCTGGGTCAATCCAGCTCCTACGTGCCTATCAAAAAAGTAAAAGACTGGTCCTGGGAATCTTTCTGGCTGGTACAGGGCGTTTTCGCATGGCTGGTCTTCCCATTGCTGGGTAGCATTATTGCAGTGCCTGAAGGCAGCAGCCTCATGCAGTTGTGGTCTTCAGGCGGTGCCCTAAAAGCCATTGGCTTTGGCGCGCTTTGGGGGATAGGTGGTCTTACTTTCGGTCTTAGCATGCGTTTCCTGGGAGTGGCCCTGGGCCAAAGTATCGCACTCGGCACCTGCGCAGCATTCGGTACGCTCTTCCCCGCCATAACAGGTCATACCGACCTCCTGCATGGCGAAGGGCTCATGCTGCTTATCGGCGTTTGCATCACGCTGGCAGGTATCGCCATCATCGGTTATGCCGGTAGCCTCCGCTCCGCAAATATGTCCGAAGAAGAAAGAAAAGCCGCTATCAAAGACTTTGCCCTTACAAAAGGCTTGCTGGTGGCTTTACTCGCAGGTGCCATGAGCGCTTGCTTTACCCTCGGCCTCGAAGTCGGCGCACCTATTAAACAGGCTGCCCTCGATGGTGGTGTAAAAGCTCTCTACGCCGGCCTCCCCGTGATCTTCCTCGTAACCGTAGGCGGATCGGTAACCAACGCGGTTTACTGCATCCAGCAGAACATCAAAAACAATACCCTCAAAGAATACGGTTCCGTTAACAAACAGGTGCTGCTGAACAATGTACTGTTCTGCGCCCTTGCCGGCGGCCTCTGGTATTCCCAGTTCTTCGGATTGGAAATGGGTAAAAGCTTTTTAACCGATAGCCCCGTATTACTTGCCTTTTCATGGAGTATACTTATGTCGCTGAACGTATTATTCAGCAACCTCTGGGGTGTTTTACTCGATGAATGGAAAGGCGCCAGCAAAAAAACAATAACCGTATTGGTATCGGGACTGATTGTTCTCATCCTCTCCGTCATTGTTGTAGCGATTGCGCAGTCATAA
- a CDS encoding L-rhamnose isomerase produces the protein MSKENIVLKAFEIAKERYAALGVDVDAALASLQKLSISLHCWQTDDVVGFETAGNQGGSGIQATGNYPGRARNVGEVKADIEEVITHLGGTHRFNLHAIYGEFGGKAVDRDQILPEHFTGWMQWAKEKGLKIDFNSSSFGHAKSGDLTLANPDKGIRDFWIEHTKRSRAISEAIGKFQNDPCIMNLWVHDGSKDLTVNRYKYRQILEQSLDEIFATEYKNMKDCIESKLFGIALESYTVGSHDFYLGYGAKKQKIVTLDTGHFHLTESVADKISSLLLFTPEIMLHVSRPVRWDSDHVVTLNEDTIELAREIVRADALDRVHVGLDFFDASINRIGAYVVGVRATQKAFLQAFLEPLATLREYEGNGQYFERLALLEEAKSLPWAAVWDYFCLKNNVEVGEDFIPAIQKYERDVTSKR, from the coding sequence ATGAGTAAGGAAAATATAGTTCTCAAAGCATTTGAAATAGCTAAAGAACGTTATGCTGCGCTTGGTGTCGATGTTGATGCCGCCCTGGCCAGCTTACAGAAATTATCTATCTCCCTTCACTGCTGGCAAACCGATGACGTAGTGGGTTTCGAAACCGCAGGCAACCAGGGCGGTAGCGGTATCCAGGCTACAGGTAACTACCCCGGCCGCGCACGCAACGTCGGCGAAGTAAAAGCCGATATCGAAGAAGTGATCACACACCTCGGCGGTACACACAGGTTCAACCTGCACGCTATCTACGGTGAATTCGGCGGCAAAGCCGTTGACAGGGATCAGATCCTCCCCGAACACTTCACCGGATGGATGCAATGGGCAAAAGAAAAAGGCCTGAAAATCGACTTCAACTCCAGCTCTTTCGGACACGCAAAAAGCGGCGACCTTACCCTCGCCAACCCCGATAAAGGTATCCGTGATTTCTGGATCGAACATACCAAACGCAGCCGTGCCATCTCCGAAGCTATCGGTAAATTCCAGAACGATCCTTGTATCATGAACCTCTGGGTACATGATGGCTCTAAAGATCTTACTGTAAACCGTTATAAATACCGTCAGATCCTCGAACAATCTCTCGACGAGATCTTCGCTACAGAGTACAAGAACATGAAGGATTGTATCGAATCCAAACTCTTCGGTATCGCACTCGAAAGCTACACCGTAGGTTCTCACGACTTCTACCTGGGCTACGGTGCCAAAAAACAAAAGATCGTTACGCTCGATACAGGTCACTTCCATCTTACCGAAAGTGTTGCCGATAAAATCTCTTCTCTGCTGCTGTTCACGCCTGAGATCATGTTGCATGTTAGCCGCCCCGTTCGTTGGGACTCCGACCACGTTGTAACGCTCAACGAAGACACAATAGAACTGGCAAGAGAAATCGTAAGAGCCGATGCATTAGACAGGGTTCACGTAGGTCTCGACTTCTTCGACGCTTCTATCAACCGTATCGGTGCATATGTAGTAGGTGTAAGAGCTACACAGAAAGCATTCTTACAGGCGTTCCTCGAACCATTGGCTACCCTGCGTGAATACGAAGGTAATGGTCAGTACTTCGAAAGACTGGCACTGCTCGAAGAAGCGAAAAGCTTGCCTTGGGCGGCCGTATGGGATTACTTCTGCCTGAAAAATAATGTAGAAGTAGGCGAAGACTTCATCCCTGCCATTCAGAAATACGAGCGCGACGTTACTTCAAAACGATAA
- a CDS encoding rhamnulokinase encodes MAINKTCHFFAFDLGATSGRSCIAKMENDSIELRELTRFPNKIIRINDKYHWNIYDLFEELKRGLKTAAAEGLTIDAIGIDTWGVDFVYLGKDGSLLSQPRAYRDPYTNGMPEEFFKSVPKKEVYDATGIQIMNFNSLYQLYAAKKEKSSALEAASDILFMPDALSYLLTGRKVCEYTIASTSQLLNPRTKNFEAKLFDAIPLSPSLMQPIVMPGEIIGYVNENIQKECGIGRVPVIAVAGHDTGSAVVAVPTVDENFAYLSSGTWSLMGIEVNDPIITEESYALNFTNEGGVNGTTRFLKNITGMWLIEQCRKEWEAAGNKLPYSEIDKLSESAEGFRFMIDPDHASFANPDSMLKAIREYCVNTGQAAPVTHADFIRCIFDSLALKYRKVLESLQSLAPFPIQRLHVIGGGANNKLLNQSTANAIGMPVVSGPSEATAIGNIMMQAKGVGAVSSLGDIRRVVRNSVSPETFQPQDTDQWNKAYTRFREIITYK; translated from the coding sequence ATGGCCATAAATAAAACTTGCCATTTCTTTGCATTCGACTTAGGCGCTACTTCAGGAAGATCTTGTATCGCGAAAATGGAAAATGATTCCATTGAACTCCGTGAGCTCACCCGTTTCCCCAATAAAATAATTCGCATAAACGATAAATATCACTGGAATATTTACGACCTGTTCGAAGAGCTCAAACGTGGTTTGAAAACAGCCGCAGCAGAGGGGCTTACCATCGATGCTATCGGCATCGATACCTGGGGGGTCGATTTTGTTTATCTCGGTAAAGACGGCTCTCTGCTGAGCCAGCCCCGCGCTTACCGCGATCCATACACCAACGGTATGCCCGAAGAGTTCTTTAAGTCTGTACCAAAGAAAGAAGTATACGACGCCACAGGTATCCAGATCATGAACTTTAATTCCCTATACCAGCTCTACGCTGCTAAAAAGGAAAAGTCCTCAGCCCTCGAAGCGGCTTCCGATATTCTCTTTATGCCCGATGCACTGTCTTACCTGCTCACCGGGCGTAAAGTTTGTGAATATACAATTGCCTCAACCTCTCAGTTGCTCAATCCCCGCACTAAGAATTTTGAAGCCAAATTATTTGACGCCATTCCATTAAGCCCCTCTTTAATGCAACCCATTGTCATGCCCGGTGAAATCATCGGTTACGTCAATGAAAACATTCAGAAAGAGTGCGGCATAGGCAGGGTACCTGTTATTGCAGTAGCTGGTCACGATACCGGGTCTGCAGTAGTCGCAGTGCCTACTGTCGATGAAAACTTTGCTTACCTCAGCTCCGGCACCTGGTCGCTCATGGGTATCGAAGTAAACGATCCTATCATCACCGAAGAATCATACGCACTCAACTTCACCAACGAAGGCGGCGTTAATGGTACCACGCGTTTCCTGAAAAATATCACCGGCATGTGGCTCATCGAGCAATGCCGTAAAGAGTGGGAAGCTGCCGGTAATAAACTCCCTTATAGCGAAATCGACAAGCTCTCCGAATCAGCCGAAGGTTTCCGCTTTATGATCGACCCCGATCATGCCTCCTTCGCCAATCCCGATAGCATGCTCAAAGCCATCCGCGAATATTGCGTGAACACAGGACAGGCCGCACCGGTAACGCATGCCGATTTCATCCGTTGCATCTTCGACAGTCTTGCGCTTAAATACCGCAAAGTGCTCGAAAGCCTGCAGTCACTGGCGCCGTTCCCTATACAGCGTTTGCATGTAATAGGTGGTGGTGCTAATAACAAATTGCTCAACCAGTCTACTGCCAATGCTATCGGTATGCCGGTAGTATCAGGCCCTTCCGAAGCAACCGCTATCGGCAACATCATGATGCAGGCTAAAGGCGTGGGTGCCGTAAGCTCTCTTGGCGATATCCGTCGCGTCGTGCGCAACTCCGTAAGCCCCGAAACGTTCCAGCCACAGGATACCGATCAGTGGAACAAAGCTTACACCCGCTTTCGCGAAATCATCACTTATAAATAA
- a CDS encoding helix-turn-helix transcriptional regulator translates to MKPVLQPIHIQYLMANESDHLWGNVITTVGFQHIGAHEPYPPANHPTRYLFSPQKGRLIEEFQLVYLVKGAGSFQSGSMKEMTVREGHAFLLFPGEWHNYHPDKETGWEEYWIGFNGTIMHERVRCGFFDRQKAVYDIGIQDEVIQLYRKAIETAQTEAAGFQQQLSGLVSNLLGHVYSLHKNASFEQTDVANKINKARMLLSEQYNVDIPLETLAQEVQMSYSWFRHSFKEYTGFSPNQYVLELRIQKSKALLTNSVLSIKEIAYEVGFNNSEYYATLFRRKTEMTPGEYRRFTQGKLVPQPVF, encoded by the coding sequence ATGAAGCCTGTTTTACAACCGATACATATTCAGTATTTGATGGCGAATGAATCGGATCATTTGTGGGGCAATGTCATTACTACTGTTGGGTTTCAGCATATAGGAGCACATGAGCCCTACCCTCCTGCGAACCATCCTACACGTTATTTGTTTTCGCCGCAAAAGGGGCGTTTGATAGAGGAGTTTCAGCTGGTATATCTTGTCAAGGGAGCGGGTAGCTTTCAATCGGGCAGTATGAAGGAAATGACTGTGCGTGAAGGGCATGCATTTTTATTGTTTCCGGGTGAATGGCATAACTATCATCCTGATAAAGAAACCGGATGGGAGGAGTACTGGATAGGGTTTAACGGAACCATTATGCATGAGCGGGTACGCTGCGGCTTCTTTGACCGGCAAAAGGCTGTTTATGATATTGGCATCCAGGATGAGGTGATACAATTGTATCGTAAGGCGATAGAAACGGCGCAGACTGAGGCGGCGGGTTTCCAGCAGCAGTTATCGGGGCTTGTCAGCAATTTGCTGGGGCATGTATACTCGTTGCATAAGAATGCGAGTTTTGAGCAAACAGATGTAGCCAATAAGATCAACAAGGCGAGGATGCTCTTGTCGGAGCAATACAATGTTGATATTCCGCTTGAAACGCTGGCGCAGGAGGTGCAGATGAGCTATTCGTGGTTCCGGCATTCGTTTAAGGAGTATACGGGCTTTTCACCCAACCAGTATGTGCTGGAGTTGCGGATACAAAAGAGCAAGGCTTTACTTACCAATTCGGTATTATCGATAAAAGAGATCGCTTACGAGGTGGGATTCAACAATTCGGAATACTACGCTACGCTGTTCAGGCGTAAAACGGAGATGACGCCGGGAGAATACCGGCGGTTTACACAGGGCAAGCTGGTGCCGCAGCCTGTTTTTTAG